A stretch of DNA from Candidatus Bathyarchaeota archaeon:
AGATATTAATATGTAAGCCCGGTCGTCTAGGGGACAAGGATGGGGGGCTTTGGACCCTCAGACGGGAGTTCGAATCTCCCCCGGGCTACCATTAAACTCCCGTATGATTTCCGAGAGCAGCTGTTTAAGACCTCTTGGAGCATAAGGAACCTCAGTCTGGTGACCCAGAGGACATATCTCAAACGTCTCCGGAGCCTAGCTAGAAGGGTTAATTTACTTGATCCTTTGGATGTGGAGAGATATATCTTCGACCTTAAGGCCACCAATAAGTACAAGAGCATTCTCTTACTCTCCTATAGCCACTTTTGCAAGGCTAATGGGATAGTTTGGCATAAGCCTGAGCTCAGGGTTGAACCATATCCTGTAAGAGTCCCCACGGAGGAGAGAATAGACCGGATAATCTCTTCTTCTACGAAGAGATTTGCGACTATATTTCAGCTCTCCAAGCATGGGTTGAGGCCTGATGAGATAAGCAAGATAACTCTAAGAGACCTGGATCTGGATCGTGGGACACTGAGGGTTAGAACCTCCAAATTGGGCTTGGGTAGAACTGTTCAACTTAAACCACAGGTGAGGGATCTTTTAAGAGAATATGTTTCTAGGTTGAAGTTTAAAGATATAGATTCTAGGATCTTCCCTAATGCTGACCAGATTAGGGATGCTTGGAGTAGGTATAGGAGGAGGGCTTATGAGAAGTTCAAGGATCCTGAATTACTCAAAGTCAGGCTCTATGATCTCAGACATTGGTTTGCGACTACCGAGTATTTAAGGACTAGGGATGTTTTACATTTGAAATATTTGATGGGGCATCGGAATATTCAGAGTACTCTGATGTATGTGCATCTTTCTGAAGGCTTAATGAACTATTCAGAGGATTATATCTGCAAGGTAGCCGGAAGCCTAGAAGAAGCCGTGGAATTGGTAGAGGCGGGCTTTGAATATGTCACGGATTTCGAAGGCAAGAAGCTTTTCAGAAAACGTAAATAGCCTTCCATCCCCCATTTTTTAAAGACAGTGTTCAGCATAGTTAAGAAGATAGTTGATTATCTGAGTATTTCAGATAAGGATAAACGAATGGCTAGAGACTTAGCCTTTGTTCTTGAGAAACAGAAGCCATCAACAGATTTAATCGGAATGATCTTTTAGCTACTAAATAAAATTCAAACCGGAAATCTAGGAAAGAGAGGCACATACCTCACGATCGTGAACTCTGGTTTTTTAATACTGTGAACACCCAACCCAGAAGCCTTTTTACCAATCTGAGAAAGTTTTGAAAAACTTTATAAGTTTGTGTTAATCTTTAAAAAATTCAGAGCATAAATTGAGCCAAATGTGCAATGAAGGTTCAAGAGCGACCTGGGCTTGGATTACCGTCCGTGTAGACCCTACTCTTAAAACACTCCTGAAGAAGCTTGCCAAGACA
This window harbors:
- a CDS encoding site-specific integrase yields the protein MDVERYIFDLKATNKYKSILLLSYSHFCKANGIVWHKPELRVEPYPVRVPTEERIDRIISSSTKRFATIFQLSKHGLRPDEISKITLRDLDLDRGTLRVRTSKLGLGRTVQLKPQVRDLLREYVSRLKFKDIDSRIFPNADQIRDAWSRYRRRAYEKFKDPELLKVRLYDLRHWFATTEYLRTRDVLHLKYLMGHRNIQSTLMYVHLSEGLMNYSEDYICKVAGSLEEAVELVEAGFEYVTDFEGKKLFRKRK